In the Caballeronia sp. LZ062 genome, one interval contains:
- a CDS encoding sulfate ABC transporter substrate-binding protein, with product MAAFRQVALATLIMATGVAHADTTLLNVSYDVTRELYKDIDAAFVADYKKRTGETVSVRQSHGASSAQALSVMQGLQADVVTMNQPNDIDLLAERGQLVPANWRTRLPNGSAPYTTTMVFLVRHGNPKHIKDWSDLARPGVQAIIANPKTSGNGRYTYLAAWGYKKQQGATDAQAQDFEKAIFANVPVLDTGGRGATTTFTQRGIGDVLVTFENEVGLIETGAGAKDFDAVYPSSSLLAEPPVSIVDKVVDKRGTRKQAQAYLDFLYGPQAQEIIAQHHLRPRNADVLAKHASEFKPLKTFTVEQVFGSWQKAQQTHFADGGTFDQVVAEKK from the coding sequence ATGGCGGCATTCAGGCAAGTCGCGCTCGCGACATTGATCATGGCGACGGGCGTCGCGCACGCGGACACCACGCTGCTCAACGTCTCTTACGACGTGACGCGCGAGCTATACAAGGACATCGACGCGGCGTTCGTCGCGGACTACAAGAAGCGCACGGGCGAGACCGTGTCAGTGAGACAGTCGCATGGGGCGTCGAGTGCGCAGGCGTTGTCCGTGATGCAGGGCTTGCAGGCGGATGTCGTGACGATGAACCAGCCGAACGACATCGACCTGCTCGCCGAGCGCGGACAGCTCGTGCCGGCCAACTGGCGCACGCGCCTGCCGAACGGCAGCGCGCCGTACACGACGACGATGGTGTTTCTCGTGCGCCACGGCAATCCGAAACACATCAAGGACTGGAGCGATCTCGCGCGGCCCGGCGTGCAGGCGATCATCGCGAATCCGAAGACATCGGGCAACGGACGCTACACGTATCTCGCGGCGTGGGGCTACAAGAAGCAGCAGGGCGCGACCGATGCGCAGGCGCAGGACTTCGAGAAAGCCATTTTCGCGAACGTGCCGGTGCTCGACACGGGCGGGCGCGGCGCGACGACGACGTTCACGCAGCGCGGCATCGGCGACGTGCTCGTGACGTTCGAGAACGAAGTGGGATTGATCGAAACCGGCGCGGGCGCGAAGGATTTTGACGCGGTGTATCCGTCGTCGAGCTTGCTGGCGGAGCCGCCGGTGTCCATCGTCGACAAGGTGGTGGACAAGCGCGGCACGCGCAAGCAAGCGCAGGCGTATCTCGACTTCCTATACGGCCCGCAAGCGCAGGAGATCATCGCGCAGCACCACTTGCGGCCGCGCAACGCGGACGTGCTCGCGAAGCATGCAAGCGAGTTCAAGCCGCTGAAGACGTTTACGGTGGAGCAGGTGTTCGGGAGTTGGCAGAAGGCGCAGCAAACGCATTTTGCCGATGGGGGGACGTTTGATCAGGTGGTGGCGGAGAAGAAGTGA
- a CDS encoding alpha/beta hydrolase: MNMNDEPLRRPVLVTVPGLHGSEGAHWQSWLERQYVDASRVEQADWDAPHLDEWARAVETRLDALQRPVVLAAHSFGCLAVAHAFRRARSRALNRVSGVLLVAPASPDKFRLAGYFEPARLAVPSVLVGSETDPWMPVDRARDLAQHLGSAFVNFGDAGHINTAAGFGPWPHAKYLVDTLAHYAPREANGERERLQREHAYG; encoded by the coding sequence ATGAACATGAACGACGAACCCTTGCGGCGGCCCGTGCTCGTGACCGTGCCGGGACTGCATGGCAGCGAAGGCGCGCACTGGCAGAGCTGGCTGGAGCGGCAATACGTGGACGCGTCGCGCGTCGAGCAGGCCGACTGGGACGCGCCGCATCTCGACGAGTGGGCGCGCGCTGTCGAAACGCGGCTCGATGCCTTGCAGCGGCCCGTCGTGCTGGCCGCGCACAGCTTCGGCTGTCTCGCGGTCGCCCATGCGTTCAGGCGAGCGCGCAGCCGTGCGCTCAACCGCGTGAGCGGCGTACTGCTGGTCGCGCCGGCGAGCCCTGACAAGTTCAGGCTCGCGGGGTATTTCGAGCCAGCGCGCCTTGCCGTGCCGTCGGTTCTCGTCGGCAGCGAAACGGACCCGTGGATGCCCGTCGACCGGGCGCGCGACCTCGCGCAGCATCTCGGCAGCGCGTTCGTGAATTTCGGCGATGCCGGGCACATCAACACGGCGGCGGGCTTCGGTCCGTGGCCGCACGCGAAGTATCTCGTCGATACGCTCGCGCATTACGCGCCGCGCGAAGCGAACGGCGAGCGCGAGCGGTTGCAGCGTGAACATGCGTATGGCTGA
- a CDS encoding VOC family protein: MSDLPDESAGRFEHADHSRTQRTLQPFHLAFPVTSLENARAFYGELLGCPEGRSSPDWVDFDFFGHQLVAHLSPDEARPAPKNAVDGDAVPVRHFGVVLSMSDWHALAERLKGVGTKFIIEPHIRFKGEVGEQATMFFLDPCGNALEFKAFNDIGQLFAK, translated from the coding sequence ATGTCCGATCTACCCGATGAATCCGCCGGCCGCTTCGAGCACGCGGACCATTCCAGGACGCAACGCACGCTGCAGCCGTTTCACCTGGCCTTTCCCGTCACGAGCCTCGAGAACGCCCGCGCGTTCTACGGCGAGTTGCTCGGCTGCCCCGAAGGCCGCAGTTCGCCCGACTGGGTCGATTTCGATTTCTTCGGGCATCAACTGGTCGCGCACCTTTCGCCCGACGAGGCGCGTCCCGCCCCAAAGAACGCCGTCGATGGCGACGCCGTGCCGGTGCGCCACTTCGGCGTCGTGCTTTCGATGAGCGACTGGCACGCGCTCGCCGAGCGCCTGAAAGGCGTGGGGACGAAGTTCATCATCGAGCCGCATATCCGCTTCAAGGGCGAAGTCGGCGAGCAGGCCACGATGTTCTTCCTCGATCCCTGCGGCAACGCGCTCGAATTCAAGGCATTCAACGACATCGGCCAGTTGTTCGCGAAATGA
- a CDS encoding glyoxylate/hydroxypyruvate reductase A translates to MKIIFHEENTDTDAWLGDFARELPQADVRVWQPGDTAPADYAVVWRAPRELFANRPDLKAVFNLGAGVDAILDVERKEPGTLPPNAVLVRLEDTGMAQQMAEYANYAVLRFMRRFDEYEALQREGRWQKLPQHARKTFTVGVLGLGVLGAEVARSLVLLGVPVRGYSRTPKDIAGVEVFFAGPAQFDAFLENAKVLINLLPHTPDTEGILNARAFGKLARGAYLVNVARGPHLVDADLLAALDSGQLARAMLDVFHTEPLPRDHPFWRHPRIGITPHISAETLREESVVQIAAKIKALARGEAISGIVDFKRGY, encoded by the coding sequence ATGAAAATCATCTTCCACGAAGAGAACACGGACACGGACGCGTGGCTTGGCGACTTCGCCCGCGAACTGCCGCAAGCCGACGTGCGCGTCTGGCAGCCGGGCGACACCGCGCCCGCCGACTATGCGGTCGTGTGGCGCGCGCCGCGCGAGCTGTTCGCGAATCGGCCGGATCTAAAGGCGGTGTTCAATCTCGGCGCGGGCGTCGATGCCATTCTCGATGTCGAGCGCAAGGAGCCCGGCACCCTGCCGCCCAACGCCGTGCTCGTGCGGCTGGAAGACACCGGCATGGCGCAGCAGATGGCCGAATACGCGAACTACGCGGTGCTGCGCTTCATGCGCCGCTTCGACGAATACGAAGCTCTGCAACGCGAAGGCCGCTGGCAGAAGCTGCCGCAACATGCGCGTAAGACCTTCACGGTCGGCGTGCTGGGTCTGGGCGTGCTCGGCGCGGAAGTGGCGCGTTCGCTCGTCCTGCTTGGCGTGCCGGTGCGCGGCTATAGCCGCACGCCGAAGGACATCGCAGGCGTCGAGGTTTTTTTCGCCGGTCCCGCGCAGTTCGACGCGTTCCTCGAAAACGCGAAGGTGCTCATCAACCTGCTGCCGCATACGCCGGATACCGAAGGTATCCTGAACGCTCGCGCGTTCGGCAAGCTCGCGCGCGGCGCATATCTGGTGAATGTGGCGCGCGGCCCGCATCTGGTCGATGCCGATCTGCTCGCCGCACTCGACAGCGGCCAACTCGCCCGCGCGATGCTCGACGTGTTTCATACCGAGCCGCTGCCGCGCGATCATCCGTTCTGGCGGCATCCGCGCATCGGCATCACGCCGCACATCTCGGCGGAGACGTTACGCGAGGAGAGCGTCGTGCAGATCGCCGCGAAGATCAAGGCGCTCGCGCGCGGCGAAGCGATCAGCGGCATCGTGGATTTCAAGCGCGGTTATTGA
- a CDS encoding hydroxymethylglutaryl-CoA lyase, translating to MLPAKVKIVEVAPRDGLQNEKEFVATETKIELVNRLARAGIVNVEATSFVSAKWVPQMADAAAVMAGIERRPGTIYSVLTPNMRGFEGALEAKADEVVIFGAASEAFSQKNINCSIAESIARFEPVAKAAKDAGMRLRASISCALGCPYQGEVSVASVVDVIERMKALGCDEIDIADTIGVATPKRTREVVAAASKVFPRERLSGHFHDTYGQAIGNIYAALLEGIEIFHASVAGLGGCPYAKGATGNVATEDVVYLMDGLGIETGVNLDELVQIGDFISRAIGKPSASRAGRALLAKKKSGEVCV from the coding sequence ATGCTTCCCGCCAAAGTGAAAATCGTCGAGGTCGCGCCGCGCGACGGTCTGCAGAACGAGAAGGAATTCGTCGCCACGGAAACCAAGATCGAACTCGTGAACCGGCTCGCGCGTGCGGGCATCGTGAATGTCGAGGCGACGTCGTTCGTATCGGCCAAGTGGGTGCCGCAAATGGCCGACGCCGCCGCGGTGATGGCGGGCATCGAGCGCCGTCCGGGCACCATCTACTCCGTGCTCACGCCGAACATGCGCGGCTTCGAAGGCGCGCTCGAAGCCAAAGCCGACGAAGTCGTGATCTTCGGCGCGGCGAGCGAGGCGTTCTCGCAGAAGAACATCAACTGCAGCATCGCGGAGAGCATCGCGCGTTTCGAGCCGGTTGCGAAAGCCGCGAAGGACGCCGGCATGCGGCTGCGCGCGAGCATCTCGTGCGCGCTCGGCTGTCCGTATCAGGGCGAAGTGAGCGTGGCGTCGGTCGTGGACGTGATCGAGCGGATGAAGGCGCTCGGCTGCGACGAGATCGATATCGCCGATACCATCGGCGTCGCCACGCCGAAGCGCACGCGCGAAGTGGTCGCGGCGGCGTCGAAGGTGTTCCCGCGCGAGCGTCTGTCCGGCCATTTTCACGATACCTACGGCCAGGCCATCGGCAACATTTATGCGGCGCTGCTCGAAGGCATCGAGATTTTCCATGCGTCGGTGGCGGGGCTCGGCGGCTGTCCGTATGCGAAAGGCGCGACCGGAAACGTTGCGACCGAAGACGTCGTGTATCTGATGGACGGACTCGGCATCGAAACGGGCGTGAATCTCGATGAACTCGTTCAGATCGGCGACTTCATTTCGCGCGCAATCGGCAAGCCGAGCGCCTCGCGCGCGGGCCGCGCGTTGCTCGCGAAGAAGAAGAGCGGCGAAGTCTGCGTCTAA
- a CDS encoding YbaK/EbsC family protein, translating into MIEPTPVEALPDSARRVALLLQERGHPHPVVMLPETGKTSAEAAAGLDCSIAQIAKSILFRRREDDAPVLVIASGANRVDEAKIAARVGALARADAKFVREKTGYAIGGVCPIGHAVEPVTLIDEDLLALDSLWAAAGHPHAVFNLSPRELVDLTGAPVADVALRETAAQ; encoded by the coding sequence ATGATCGAACCGACTCCTGTCGAAGCCCTGCCCGATTCCGCGCGCCGCGTCGCGCTGCTGTTGCAGGAACGCGGCCATCCGCATCCGGTCGTGATGTTGCCGGAGACCGGCAAGACGTCGGCCGAAGCGGCGGCCGGGCTCGACTGCTCCATCGCGCAAATCGCCAAGTCGATTCTTTTTCGCCGCCGCGAAGACGATGCGCCCGTGCTCGTCATCGCGAGCGGCGCGAATCGCGTCGATGAAGCGAAAATCGCGGCGCGCGTCGGCGCACTCGCCCGCGCCGACGCGAAGTTCGTGCGCGAGAAGACCGGCTACGCGATCGGCGGCGTGTGCCCCATCGGGCATGCCGTCGAGCCCGTCACGCTGATCGACGAAGACCTGCTCGCGCTCGACAGCCTGTGGGCCGCGGCCGGGCATCCGCATGCGGTCTTCAACCTGTCGCCGCGCGAATTGGTCGACCTGACCGGCGCCCCGGTCGCCGATGTCGCGCTGCGCGAGACAGCCGCGCAATGA
- a CDS encoding MaoC family dehydratase N-terminal domain-containing protein, giving the protein MNPQTGFCDGCFRTIGEIAEWSAYDDAAKRSVLARIESRRQGARVVMLGESFEATLALPADSIRQFATLVNDTNPLHHDEAYARASRFGALIASGTQPTAHLMAMIADHFARYAQPLGLEFGIKLTRAVKAGDVLTMRWQVIEAKWKASLGGDLTKLEGGAQNQLGETVMKATATIVVMPKETTP; this is encoded by the coding sequence ATGAATCCGCAAACAGGCTTCTGCGACGGCTGCTTTCGCACCATCGGCGAAATCGCGGAATGGAGCGCGTATGACGACGCCGCGAAACGCAGCGTGCTCGCGCGCATCGAGAGCCGCCGGCAAGGCGCGCGCGTCGTGATGCTGGGCGAATCGTTCGAGGCGACGCTCGCGCTGCCCGCCGATTCCATTCGCCAGTTCGCGACGCTCGTCAACGACACGAACCCGCTGCATCACGACGAAGCCTATGCGCGCGCGAGCCGCTTCGGCGCGCTCATCGCGTCCGGCACGCAGCCGACCGCGCATCTCATGGCGATGATCGCCGATCACTTCGCGCGATACGCGCAGCCGCTCGGCCTGGAATTTGGCATCAAGCTCACGCGCGCCGTGAAAGCCGGCGACGTGCTCACCATGCGCTGGCAGGTCATCGAGGCGAAGTGGAAGGCGAGCCTCGGCGGCGATCTAACGAAGCTCGAAGGCGGCGCCCAGAATCAACTCGGCGAAACCGTGATGAAGGCGACGGCGACCATTGTCGTCATGCCGAAGGAGACCACGCCGTGA
- a CDS encoding MBL fold metallo-hydrolase codes for MNVLPDSMTVFERGWLSSNNVLFSSEECAALVDTGYVSHAPQTLALVRQKLGARKLDLIVNTHLHSDHCGGNALLQQTYACDTLIPAADADAVREWNEYALTFNATGQRCDRFGFTGTIASGATLTLGGLSWSVLGAPGHHPHSLMLYCADARVLISADALWENGFGVIFPELEGASGFAEERAVLDLIAQLDVGLVIPGHGAPFTDVARALEVASSRLDYLQADPARNAKNALKVLIVFKLMEVRAMSFDALIATTATARAMRAAANALAAPGERRALLEKIVGELAQAGAVKMEAGVVAIA; via the coding sequence GTGAACGTGCTACCCGACTCCATGACCGTCTTCGAGCGCGGCTGGCTCTCGTCCAACAACGTGCTGTTTTCGAGCGAGGAGTGCGCGGCGCTCGTCGATACGGGCTACGTCTCGCACGCCCCGCAAACGTTGGCGTTGGTCCGGCAGAAGCTCGGCGCGCGCAAGCTCGATCTCATCGTCAACACGCATCTTCACTCGGACCATTGCGGCGGCAACGCGCTGCTTCAGCAAACGTATGCGTGCGACACGCTGATCCCCGCCGCCGACGCCGACGCCGTGCGCGAATGGAACGAATACGCGCTGACCTTCAACGCGACCGGCCAGCGGTGCGACCGTTTCGGGTTCACGGGCACCATCGCGAGCGGCGCGACGCTCACGCTCGGCGGCCTGTCGTGGTCCGTGCTCGGCGCGCCGGGGCATCATCCGCATTCGCTGATGCTCTATTGCGCCGACGCCCGCGTGCTCATCAGCGCCGACGCGCTCTGGGAGAACGGCTTCGGCGTGATCTTTCCGGAACTGGAAGGCGCGAGCGGCTTCGCCGAAGAGCGCGCGGTGCTCGATCTCATTGCGCAGCTCGACGTCGGTCTCGTGATTCCCGGTCACGGCGCGCCGTTCACGGATGTGGCGCGCGCACTCGAGGTCGCTTCGTCGCGGCTCGATTACTTGCAGGCCGATCCGGCACGCAACGCGAAGAACGCGCTGAAAGTGCTGATCGTATTCAAGCTGATGGAGGTGCGCGCGATGAGTTTCGACGCCCTCATCGCCACGACCGCGACCGCCCGCGCCATGCGCGCCGCCGCGAATGCGCTTGCGGCGCCGGGCGAGCGCCGCGCGTTGCTGGAGAAGATCGTCGGGGAACTGGCGCAGGCGGGCGCAGTGAAGATGGAGGCGGGCGTCGTGGCCATCGCGTAG
- a CDS encoding alpha/beta hydrolase produces the protein MSFAAFEPFTVDAAGVGIAGMKGGDGPPLLLLHGHPQTHEIWHKCADVLARHFTVIATDLRGYGASAKPESDEQHTPYSKRAMAADQVAVMRHFGFDHFLVCAHDRGARVAHRMAMDFPDAVDRLMLLDIAPTLAMYEATDREFATAYFHWFLLIQPSPLPELLIGGNPNAYIDRVMGNRHAGLAPFAPHALQAYRDSLAQPGAVYAMCEDYRASASIDLEHDRADLERGLRIACPLRVLWGEEGVIERCFDALAEWRRVARDVSGRALPCGHYIPEEQPDMLIEEMLAFFDTTA, from the coding sequence ATGTCTTTCGCCGCCTTCGAGCCCTTTACAGTCGACGCTGCGGGCGTCGGGATCGCCGGCATGAAGGGCGGCGACGGCCCGCCGCTTCTGCTGCTGCACGGCCATCCGCAGACGCACGAAATCTGGCACAAGTGCGCGGACGTTCTCGCGCGCCACTTCACGGTGATCGCGACGGATCTGCGCGGCTACGGCGCGTCCGCGAAGCCCGAGAGCGACGAACAGCACACGCCGTATTCCAAGCGCGCGATGGCAGCCGACCAGGTCGCGGTGATGCGGCACTTCGGCTTCGACCACTTTCTCGTGTGCGCGCACGATCGCGGCGCGCGCGTCGCGCATCGCATGGCGATGGACTTCCCCGATGCCGTCGATCGCCTGATGCTGCTCGATATTGCGCCGACGCTCGCCATGTACGAAGCGACCGACCGCGAGTTCGCGACCGCGTATTTCCACTGGTTTCTGCTGATTCAGCCGTCGCCGCTGCCGGAGTTACTCATCGGCGGCAATCCGAACGCGTATATCGACCGCGTGATGGGCAATCGCCACGCGGGGCTCGCGCCGTTCGCGCCGCACGCGTTGCAGGCGTATCGCGATTCGCTCGCCCAACCGGGCGCGGTCTACGCCATGTGCGAAGACTATCGCGCGTCCGCGAGCATCGATCTGGAACATGATCGCGCCGATCTGGAGCGCGGGCTCAGGATCGCGTGTCCGTTGCGCGTGTTGTGGGGCGAAGAGGGCGTGATCGAGCGATGCTTCGACGCGCTCGCAGAATGGCGGCGCGTCGCACGCGACGTGAGCGGCCGCGCGCTGCCGTGCGGGCATTACATTCCCGAGGAACAGCCGGACATGTTGATCGAAGAGATGCTGGCCTTCTTCGACACAACGGCTTGA
- a CDS encoding nitronate monooxygenase family protein — protein sequence MALPAVLENLTLPVIGSPMFIVSYPELVLAQCKAGIVGSFPALNARPAELLDEWLAQIQASLAEHKAANPDAAIGPVAVNQIVHQSNARLEHDVRVCVEHKVPIFITSLRAPVKEMIDAVHSYGGIVLHDVINLRHAQKALEAGVDGLILVAAGAGGHAGTTSPFALVGEVRRIFDGPIVLSGSIANGGSILAALAMGADLAYMGTRFIATREAHALDSYKQAIVESSAADIVYTNLFTGVHGNYIRRSIVNAGLDPDALPESDKTAMNFGDGASKAKAWKDIWGAGQGVGLMHDTPSVAELVARLKEEYEDAKTRLGIR from the coding sequence ATGGCCCTTCCCGCCGTCCTCGAAAATCTGACGCTTCCCGTTATCGGCTCGCCGATGTTCATCGTCAGTTATCCCGAACTCGTGCTCGCGCAATGCAAGGCGGGGATCGTCGGCTCCTTTCCCGCGTTGAACGCGCGGCCGGCCGAATTGCTCGATGAATGGCTCGCGCAGATTCAGGCGTCGCTTGCAGAACACAAGGCGGCGAACCCGGATGCGGCGATCGGGCCGGTTGCGGTGAATCAGATCGTGCACCAGTCGAACGCGCGGCTCGAGCACGACGTGCGCGTGTGCGTCGAGCACAAGGTCCCGATTTTCATCACGAGCCTGCGCGCGCCGGTCAAGGAGATGATCGACGCGGTGCATTCGTATGGCGGCATCGTGCTGCACGACGTCATCAATTTGCGCCATGCGCAGAAGGCGCTGGAGGCGGGCGTCGACGGGCTGATTCTCGTCGCGGCGGGCGCGGGCGGCCACGCGGGCACGACCTCGCCGTTCGCGCTCGTCGGTGAAGTGCGGCGCATCTTCGACGGACCTATCGTGCTGTCCGGCTCGATCGCCAATGGCGGCTCGATCCTCGCCGCGCTGGCGATGGGCGCGGACCTCGCGTACATGGGCACGCGCTTCATCGCGACGCGCGAGGCGCATGCGCTCGACAGCTATAAGCAGGCGATCGTCGAGTCGAGCGCGGCGGACATCGTCTATACGAATCTCTTCACGGGCGTCCACGGCAACTACATTCGCCGCAGCATCGTGAACGCGGGGCTCGATCCGGACGCGCTGCCCGAATCCGACAAAACCGCGATGAATTTCGGCGACGGCGCAAGCAAGGCGAAGGCGTGGAAGGACATCTGGGGCGCGGGTCAGGGCGTCGGCCTGATGCACGACACGCCGAGCGTCGCCGAACTGGTCGCGAGACTGAAAGAAGAGTATGAGGACGCGAAGACGCGGCTCGGGATTCGTTGA
- a CDS encoding porin produces the protein MKPTVNRAPQKTVKAAVKATAIAAMIGFFAAGAAHAQSSVSLYGQVDEWVGATKFPGGQRAWNVSGGGMSTSYWGMKGAEDLGNGYKAIFTLESFFRAQNGHYGRFDGDTFFARNSYVGIQGPIGTFTAGRLTTQLFVSTILFNPFVDSYVFSPMVYHVFLGQGTFPTYTTDQGVTGDSGWNNAVQYTTPDFNGLSGSAMYAFGNSAGDNRSKKYSVQFLYFHGPFAATGVYQYVNFNNTPGDLPTSNAFTTPGFKSQSVGQLGASFDMKYVKFFAQYMYTKNDIEPTSFHVNTGQGGVTVPVGPGTVMASYAYSRSNGGLDQTHKSWAVGYDYPLSKRTDVYAAYLNDKYTGMSSGDTFGVGIRAKF, from the coding sequence ATGAAGCCAACCGTCAACCGTGCGCCGCAGAAAACGGTGAAAGCAGCCGTCAAGGCCACCGCGATCGCCGCGATGATCGGCTTTTTCGCCGCAGGCGCGGCTCACGCGCAGTCGAGCGTGTCGCTGTACGGCCAGGTCGACGAATGGGTCGGCGCAACGAAGTTTCCGGGCGGCCAACGCGCATGGAATGTCAGCGGCGGCGGCATGTCGACGTCGTACTGGGGCATGAAGGGCGCCGAAGACCTCGGCAACGGCTACAAGGCGATCTTCACCCTCGAGAGCTTCTTCCGCGCGCAGAACGGCCACTACGGCCGCTTCGACGGCGACACGTTCTTCGCTCGTAACTCGTATGTCGGCATTCAGGGCCCGATCGGTACGTTCACCGCTGGCCGTCTGACCACGCAACTCTTCGTCTCGACGATTCTGTTCAACCCGTTCGTCGACTCGTATGTCTTCTCGCCGATGGTCTACCACGTGTTCCTCGGTCAGGGCACGTTCCCGACCTACACGACGGATCAGGGCGTCACCGGCGACTCCGGCTGGAACAACGCCGTTCAATACACGACGCCCGACTTCAACGGCCTCTCGGGCAGCGCGATGTACGCGTTCGGCAACAGCGCCGGCGACAATCGCTCGAAGAAGTACAGCGTGCAGTTCCTGTACTTCCACGGCCCGTTCGCGGCGACCGGCGTCTACCAGTACGTGAACTTCAACAACACGCCGGGCGATCTGCCGACCTCCAATGCGTTCACCACTCCCGGCTTCAAGAGCCAGAGCGTCGGGCAGTTGGGCGCGTCGTTCGACATGAAGTACGTGAAGTTCTTCGCGCAGTACATGTACACGAAGAACGACATCGAGCCGACCTCGTTCCACGTCAACACGGGGCAGGGCGGCGTGACGGTGCCGGTCGGCCCCGGCACAGTGATGGCGTCCTACGCATACTCGCGCAGCAACGGCGGTCTCGATCAGACGCACAAGAGCTGGGCCGTCGGCTACGACTACCCGCTCTCGAAGCGCACCGACGTCTACGCCGCGTACCTCAACGACAAGTACACGGGCATGTCGTCGGGCGACACGTTCGGCGTCGGCATTCGCGCGAAGTTCTAA
- a CDS encoding bile acid:sodium symporter family protein, with the protein MARPKLLPDNFTLALIGTVVIASLLPCRGSAAVAFNWITDIAIGLLFFLHGAKLSREAIVAGATHWRLHLLVLLSTFVMFPLLAVALKPVLSPLVTPALYTGILFLCTLPSTVQSSIAFTSMAKGNVPAAVCSASASSLLGIFITPALVGLLVSNHGATAGSPWHTVGNIVLQLLVPFVAGQLLRPAIGKWVDRHKPVLKFVDQGSILLVVYVAFSEAVNEGIWHSISASALLGLLVVNVLLLAVALFITAFTAKRLGFSRADQITIIFCGSKKSLASGIPMAKVIFASHAVGAVVLPLMLFHQIQLMVCAVLAQRWGSRRTAAEPARESKSVGAPARR; encoded by the coding sequence ATGGCACGGCCCAAACTCCTTCCTGACAACTTCACACTGGCGCTGATCGGCACCGTCGTCATCGCTAGCTTGCTGCCGTGCCGCGGCAGCGCTGCGGTGGCATTCAACTGGATCACCGACATCGCCATCGGGCTGCTGTTCTTCCTGCACGGCGCGAAGCTGTCCCGCGAAGCAATCGTCGCGGGCGCGACGCACTGGCGCCTGCATCTTCTGGTGCTGCTCAGTACCTTCGTGATGTTTCCGCTGCTCGCCGTGGCGCTCAAGCCCGTGCTCAGTCCGCTCGTGACGCCCGCTCTCTACACCGGCATCCTCTTCCTGTGTACGCTGCCATCGACCGTCCAGTCGTCCATTGCTTTCACGTCCATGGCCAAGGGCAACGTGCCGGCGGCCGTGTGCAGCGCGTCGGCGTCCAGTCTGCTCGGCATCTTCATCACCCCGGCGCTCGTCGGGCTGCTGGTGAGCAATCATGGCGCGACCGCCGGGTCGCCGTGGCACACCGTCGGCAATATCGTGCTCCAACTGCTGGTGCCGTTCGTTGCCGGACAATTGCTGCGGCCCGCCATCGGCAAGTGGGTGGATCGGCACAAGCCGGTGCTCAAGTTCGTCGATCAGGGTTCCATTCTTCTGGTCGTCTACGTCGCGTTCAGCGAAGCGGTGAACGAAGGCATCTGGCATTCGATCTCCGCGTCGGCACTGCTCGGCCTGCTCGTCGTGAACGTTCTCCTGCTGGCGGTGGCGCTCTTTATCACCGCCTTCACCGCGAAGCGGCTCGGTTTTAGCCGCGCCGATCAGATCACCATCATCTTCTGCGGCTCGAAGAAAAGTCTCGCGTCCGGCATCCCGATGGCGAAGGTCATCTTCGCCTCGCACGCAGTCGGGGCGGTTGTGTTGCCGCTCATGCTCTTCCACCAGATCCAGTTGATGGTGTGCGCGGTGCTCGCGCAGCGTTGGGGCTCGCGCAGGACCGCCGCCGAACCCGCACGGGAAAGCAAAAGTGTCGGAGCGCCCGCGCGCCGCTGA